Proteins encoded within one genomic window of Synechococcus sp. PCC 7335:
- the rpmH gene encoding 50S ribosomal protein L34: MTKRTLGGTSRKRKRVSGFRARMRTKNGKAVIKARRSKGRAQLAV, encoded by the coding sequence ATGACGAAGCGCACCCTTGGCGGAACTTCCCGCAAACGTAAACGAGTATCTGGTTTTCGCGCCAGGATGCGGACGAAAAACGGTAAAGCTGTGATCAAAGCTCGTCGATCCAAAGGCCGTGCTCAGCTAGCTGTCTAA
- the pntA gene encoding Re/Si-specific NAD(P)(+) transhydrogenase subunit alpha, protein MTLAIERGTAEASPAESKPSKKIGVPKEIVAGERRVSATPATAKKLQKLGFDVLVEHAAGEEANFSDVAYQAAGCEIVQTATELWEKSDIVLKVQPPQEHPNGKHEADMLGSDQSLISFIWPAQNQSLVEHLSRRQATVLAMDAIPRISRAQKMDALSSMANIAGYRAVIEAANQFGRFFTGQITAAGKVPPAKVLVIGAGVAGLAAIGAAKSLGAIVRAFDTRPVVKEQVESLGAEFLELTFEEDGTGQGGYAKTMSPEFIAAEMELFAQQAEEVDIIITTALIPGKKAPLLITQETAELMKPGSVIVDMAAEQGGNCAVTKPGEVYVHNGVTVVGITDFPSRMASQASQLYGTNLCHLLSDMGGSDEFKIDFDDEAVRGALITHAGEVTWPAPRQEKPPQPIAVKETPAAATTPAAVTSAIEEKSAEEKGVAQDLVKWIGITAAASLFLTVGLTAPASFLSHFTVFILACFVGWQVIWNVSPSLHTPLMSVTNAISGIIIIGGLLQLEGLSATSVLGAIAILVGTINISGGFLVTQRMLKMFRK, encoded by the coding sequence ATGACCCTGGCAATTGAAAGAGGCACTGCCGAAGCGAGTCCTGCCGAATCGAAGCCGTCCAAAAAAATTGGCGTTCCTAAAGAAATTGTAGCTGGTGAGCGGCGTGTGTCAGCAACACCTGCCACTGCCAAGAAACTACAAAAGCTCGGGTTTGATGTGCTAGTTGAGCATGCGGCTGGCGAAGAGGCAAACTTTAGCGACGTGGCGTATCAGGCGGCTGGCTGCGAGATTGTACAGACGGCCACTGAACTCTGGGAAAAGTCCGACATTGTCCTAAAAGTGCAGCCACCACAGGAGCACCCCAATGGCAAACATGAAGCAGACATGTTGGGCTCTGATCAGTCTTTAATCAGTTTTATTTGGCCTGCGCAAAATCAATCATTAGTCGAGCACCTATCGCGTCGGCAAGCAACAGTGCTGGCGATGGATGCGATTCCTCGAATCAGCCGAGCGCAGAAGATGGATGCGCTGAGTTCGATGGCGAACATCGCTGGCTATCGAGCAGTGATTGAGGCGGCCAATCAATTTGGTCGCTTCTTTACAGGGCAAATTACGGCTGCAGGTAAGGTGCCTCCTGCTAAAGTGCTGGTAATTGGGGCTGGCGTTGCAGGGCTAGCAGCGATTGGGGCTGCCAAAAGTCTCGGTGCGATTGTGCGTGCTTTTGATACAAGGCCTGTGGTCAAAGAGCAGGTAGAAAGCTTAGGCGCCGAGTTTCTAGAGCTAACGTTCGAAGAAGATGGCACCGGTCAAGGCGGCTATGCCAAAACCATGAGTCCAGAGTTTATCGCAGCTGAGATGGAGCTATTTGCCCAGCAGGCTGAAGAGGTAGACATCATCATCACCACTGCGCTGATCCCAGGTAAAAAAGCACCGCTATTGATCACTCAAGAAACAGCTGAGCTGATGAAGCCCGGATCGGTAATTGTTGATATGGCAGCTGAGCAGGGCGGCAACTGCGCGGTGACTAAGCCTGGTGAAGTTTACGTGCATAATGGCGTCACGGTTGTGGGCATTACTGACTTTCCTAGCCGGATGGCAAGTCAAGCGAGTCAGCTGTACGGCACGAACCTTTGCCATCTACTCAGTGATATGGGCGGCTCTGATGAGTTCAAGATAGATTTTGATGATGAGGCCGTGCGTGGCGCATTGATTACCCACGCGGGTGAAGTAACCTGGCCTGCGCCTAGACAGGAAAAACCGCCTCAGCCCATTGCGGTTAAAGAGACTCCGGCTGCGGCGACTACTCCAGCGGCGGTCACTTCAGCTATAGAAGAGAAAAGCGCAGAGGAGAAAGGTGTCGCTCAAGATCTAGTGAAGTGGATCGGGATAACCGCTGCGGCCTCTCTATTTTTGACCGTTGGACTGACGGCTCCGGCATCTTTTCTTTCCCACTTTACAGTGTTTATCCTAGCGTGCTTCGTGGGCTGGCAGGTGATTTGGAATGTAAGTCCATCGCTGCATACGCCGCTAATGAGTGTGACTAATGCGATTAGCGGCATCATTATCATTGGTGGCCTGTTACAGCTAGAAGGACTGAGTGCGACGAGCGTGTTAGGTGCGATCGCCATTCTCGTTGGCACAATCAACATCTCGGGCGGCTTCTTAGTCACGCAGCGAATGCTCAAGATGTTTCGTAAGTAA
- a CDS encoding R3H domain-containing nucleic acid-binding protein, whose product MEKGISWLEKLLELQGLKTSVSGNQNTTDSGDDSYWLTIDTESLSEAEIESLIGDRGRNLDSTQYLANTILNMDVGKSEQRSYTIEVNGYRKKRQAELKSLADEAANQVLNQGQAEYELKGLSAAERRQLHGLLGEHDGLETFSRGREPERHLVVKLVEADSNSNDAEE is encoded by the coding sequence ATGGAAAAAGGCATTAGCTGGTTAGAGAAACTGCTGGAGCTACAGGGACTGAAGACGAGTGTGAGCGGCAACCAGAACACCACAGATTCAGGGGATGACAGCTATTGGCTGACGATTGATACTGAATCGCTATCAGAGGCAGAAATCGAAAGCCTGATTGGTGATCGCGGACGGAATCTCGATTCGACACAGTATCTAGCCAACACCATCTTGAATATGGATGTTGGTAAGTCCGAGCAGCGCTCATACACTATCGAAGTCAATGGCTATCGAAAGAAACGGCAGGCCGAGCTCAAGTCCTTAGCTGATGAAGCAGCTAATCAGGTCCTCAATCAGGGGCAAGCTGAGTACGAACTCAAGGGTCTATCTGCCGCCGAGCGCAGACAGCTACATGGTTTATTAGGAGAGCATGACGGCCTAGAAACCTTTAGCCGAGGCCGAGAGCCCGAACGTCATTTAGTCGTGAAGCTAGTTGAGGCCGATAGTAATAGCAACGATGCCGAGGAGTAG
- a CDS encoding DUF177 domain-containing protein — protein sequence MRAIHIPQLLNAPNKIVSVDVAEHLPDLETLTPVKGELSVQHRGTFLEVRARANTIMTLECDRCLQSYNARLQVDTSEILWLEEPTAAESGQETEVELEDLVESLPPQGYFKPDEWLYEQMCLAIPQKQICTEECEGIEITSNPPAIVDDRWAALSILKQQLSE from the coding sequence ATGAGAGCTATCCATATTCCGCAACTCTTAAACGCACCAAACAAAATAGTTTCAGTCGATGTGGCGGAGCATCTACCCGATTTGGAAACGCTCACACCTGTAAAAGGTGAGCTAAGCGTACAGCACAGAGGCACTTTTTTAGAAGTGAGGGCTCGGGCAAATACGATTATGACGCTTGAGTGCGATCGCTGCTTGCAGAGTTATAACGCCCGTTTGCAGGTCGATACTTCAGAAATTCTGTGGTTAGAAGAACCTACGGCAGCAGAATCTGGTCAAGAGACTGAAGTAGAACTTGAAGACCTAGTTGAATCGCTGCCGCCACAGGGTTATTTCAAACCCGATGAATGGCTCTATGAGCAAATGTGCCTTGCTATTCCCCAAAAGCAGATCTGCACAGAAGAGTGCGAAGGCATCGAGATCACTAGCAATCCACCCGCAATAGTGGATGACCGCTGGGCGGCGTTATCTATACTAAAGCAGCAACTCTCCGAGTAG
- the yidC gene encoding membrane protein insertase YidC — protein sequence MDFGIGFLSNNVMLPILDFFYGIVPSYGLAIVALTLVIRFALYPLNAGSIRNMRKMKIANPLMQKRMAEVKERYKDDPVKQQEEIKDIYSEFGNPLAGCFPVVLQMPILFALFATLRGSPFADTTLPVNLKLVPQEAIEQVEQAPLVNKPSNIFVADGEHFKVSTVVPTGEKLAVGETTKIELRSVDDKSLDELREEYKEEGVDITPQWEITKGDDLVAVQADGTVKALAPGDVTIQVKVPGLAADKGFLFIEKLGRIGVTGDNGEIHWDILGMIIFFGLSLYVSQQVTNSGNAASPDGQNDQQQAIAKFTPIIFSGMFLFFPLPAGVLMYMVIANVFQTAQSFILSREPLPENLQKLVDAQEKKAASSSGDGRKQLAFEPGAAKRASKAEASNKTSNKKGAKASKANTKTDSAKAGTSTKSRTKKKVAKKKSS from the coding sequence ATGGACTTCGGTATCGGCTTTCTTTCAAACAATGTAATGCTGCCAATCCTAGATTTCTTCTATGGGATTGTGCCTAGCTATGGGCTGGCTATTGTCGCCCTCACCTTAGTGATCCGATTTGCGCTCTATCCGCTCAATGCTGGGTCCATTCGCAACATGCGGAAGATGAAGATAGCTAACCCGCTAATGCAAAAGCGAATGGCGGAAGTCAAAGAGCGCTACAAAGACGATCCAGTTAAGCAGCAAGAAGAAATTAAGGATATTTATTCTGAGTTTGGCAATCCATTAGCGGGCTGTTTTCCAGTTGTGCTGCAAATGCCGATCTTGTTTGCGCTTTTTGCTACCTTGCGAGGGTCGCCGTTTGCAGATACGACGCTACCGGTCAATCTTAAGCTAGTTCCTCAAGAAGCGATTGAGCAAGTTGAGCAAGCGCCTTTAGTCAATAAGCCCAGCAATATTTTCGTCGCTGATGGCGAGCACTTCAAGGTCAGCACAGTAGTCCCGACGGGTGAGAAACTAGCAGTTGGTGAGACTACCAAGATAGAACTGCGCTCCGTCGACGATAAATCTCTTGACGAGCTTAGAGAAGAGTACAAAGAAGAGGGGGTAGATATCACACCTCAGTGGGAGATTACAAAAGGTGATGACCTAGTCGCGGTTCAAGCAGACGGCACCGTCAAAGCATTGGCCCCCGGAGATGTCACTATCCAAGTAAAAGTGCCTGGTCTAGCTGCTGATAAGGGGTTTTTGTTTATTGAAAAGCTAGGCCGTATTGGTGTAACCGGCGATAACGGAGAGATCCACTGGGATATTCTCGGCATGATTATCTTCTTTGGCCTCAGCTTATACGTTTCTCAGCAGGTGACCAATTCAGGTAATGCTGCCTCGCCAGATGGCCAGAACGATCAGCAGCAGGCGATCGCTAAATTCACCCCAATCATCTTCTCAGGGATGTTTTTGTTTTTCCCTTTGCCAGCGGGCGTACTGATGTACATGGTAATTGCCAATGTATTCCAGACAGCACAGTCGTTCATTCTCTCACGTGAGCCCTTGCCAGAAAATTTGCAAAAGCTAGTAGATGCTCAAGAAAAGAAAGCGGCTAGTAGCAGTGGTGATGGCCGAAAGCAGCTAGCCTTTGAGCCAGGTGCAGCTAAGCGCGCGTCGAAGGCCGAAGCGAGTAATAAGACTAGTAATAAAAAGGGAGCTAAGGCCAGTAAAGCGAATACTAAGACCGACTCTGCCAAAGCCGGTACCTCTACTAAGTCTAGAACGAAGAAGAAGGTCGCTAAGAAGAAAAGCTCCTGA
- a CDS encoding PH domain-containing protein: MAIKEDMYYEGGPHIGDLIFNIGLAFTVICIPLTVGAIVRALWLRYRITDRRISITGGWMGRDRTDIIYSEIAKVVTVPRGLGAWGDMVVTLKDGSRVEMRAVPKFRELYDFVTSKISPSAKVASGAVGTA, encoded by the coding sequence ATGGCCATTAAAGAAGACATGTATTACGAGGGCGGTCCTCACATTGGCGATCTGATCTTTAATATTGGACTGGCATTTACTGTTATCTGTATCCCTTTGACAGTGGGTGCCATCGTTAGAGCCCTGTGGCTACGCTATCGCATCACTGATAGGCGCATTTCAATTACAGGCGGCTGGATGGGACGCGATCGCACTGATATTATCTATTCGGAGATTGCGAAGGTGGTCACCGTTCCTAGAGGACTCGGTGCATGGGGTGATATGGTCGTCACGCTCAAAGACGGTAGCCGCGTAGAGATGCGAGCTGTGCCCAAATTCAGGGAACTTTATGACTTTGTTACCAGTAAGATTTCGCCTAGTGCCAAAGTCGCTAGTGGCGCGGTCGGCACTGCGTAG
- the rnpA gene encoding ribonuclease P protein component produces MSLPKQNRLKSARDFSRVHRKGQRTATKHLAIRALKVKALQVKTSNKAVGGVENKSSTSSFCCGSKQGSRSASTSSHPKAVLGPHFGISISRKVSKRAVVRNRIKRQLLAIIRQYLPEIDPAWQVAIVVRPAAVECSFDDFLRELECLLKKLEIVT; encoded by the coding sequence GTGTCCCTTCCAAAGCAAAATCGATTGAAGTCAGCTCGTGACTTTAGTCGAGTTCATCGCAAAGGGCAGCGAACCGCTACAAAGCACTTAGCCATACGAGCGCTTAAAGTAAAAGCGCTGCAGGTAAAGACTTCAAACAAAGCAGTAGGGGGTGTAGAGAATAAGTCATCTACGTCCTCGTTTTGCTGCGGCTCAAAGCAAGGCTCAAGATCGGCGTCAACCTCATCACACCCAAAGGCTGTTCTAGGACCACACTTCGGTATTTCAATCAGCCGCAAGGTTAGCAAGCGTGCAGTCGTCCGTAATCGCATCAAAAGACAGCTTCTCGCTATTATTCGTCAGTATTTGCCAGAGATTGATCCTGCTTGGCAGGTGGCAATTGTGGTCCGCCCTGCTGCAGTAGAGTGCAGTTTTGACGACTTTTTGAGAGAATTAGAATGTCTGCTTAAAAAGTTAGAAATTGTTACATAG
- a CDS encoding putative 2-dehydropantoate 2-reductase has translation MSLRYAIIGTGAIGGYYGARLQQAGADVHFLLRSSYESVKDHGIRVESIDGDFELSHVDAYNNPIDIPPVDVAVVALKTTQNVNLPELLPPLNEGAAILSLQNGFGVEAAIAQYLNQSGLPVPAICGGLCFICSNQVAPGHFRHLDYGRILLGVYNSQNHRCAPTPLLEEIASDFTSASVQVDTTDDLPMARWEKLVWNVPYNGLSVVLEATTAAMMADASVRLLITTLMQEVVTTANAWGESISPSGQRYLPADIIDRMLTHTETMAPYRTSMKIDYDEKRPLEIAAILGSPVRVARSLGVDTPTMVMLKQQLTFLDRRNRKL, from the coding sequence ATGTCTCTTCGCTATGCAATCATTGGCACTGGAGCCATCGGCGGCTACTACGGAGCTCGTCTTCAGCAAGCTGGCGCTGATGTTCACTTCTTGTTACGTAGTAGCTATGAGTCTGTCAAAGACCATGGCATCCGAGTAGAGTCAATTGACGGCGATTTCGAGCTGTCTCACGTTGATGCATACAACAATCCGATAGATATACCGCCGGTTGATGTTGCAGTGGTTGCCCTGAAGACAACACAAAATGTCAATTTACCCGAGCTGTTACCACCCTTGAACGAAGGCGCTGCGATTCTCTCTTTGCAAAACGGGTTTGGCGTAGAAGCGGCGATCGCCCAGTACCTAAACCAGAGTGGTTTGCCAGTGCCAGCTATCTGCGGAGGGCTATGTTTTATCTGCTCAAACCAAGTAGCGCCTGGCCACTTTCGTCATTTGGATTATGGCAGAATTCTTCTAGGTGTATACAATTCGCAGAACCATAGATGTGCGCCGACGCCTCTACTAGAGGAAATCGCCTCCGACTTTACAAGCGCCTCTGTCCAAGTAGATACAACAGATGATTTGCCGATGGCACGGTGGGAAAAGCTGGTCTGGAATGTGCCCTACAATGGACTGTCGGTCGTTCTAGAGGCAACCACAGCGGCGATGATGGCAGATGCTAGTGTGCGATTGCTAATTACTACCCTGATGCAAGAAGTTGTTACTACGGCAAACGCTTGGGGCGAGTCGATTTCACCTAGCGGCCAGCGTTATCTTCCTGCTGATATTATCGATAGAATGCTGACGCATACAGAGACGATGGCCCCTTACCGCACTAGCATGAAAATAGACTACGACGAAAAACGTCCGCTCGAAATTGCCGCCATTCTAGGTAGTCCCGTTCGTGTTGCTCGCAGTCTAGGTGTAGACACACCAACGATGGTCATGCTAAAGCAACAGCTAACCTTTCTCGATAGACGAAATCGAAAATTGTGA
- a CDS encoding HEAT repeat domain-containing protein — protein MSDSNRLLQERLRAVEAADSAQGLLDSVEALAELSDEGAVDTLIQVLGYNNPGAAVAAVDGLIKIGTPAASALLTQIDGYNYGARAWALRVLAGIGDPRGLDLILETAVEDFSLSVRRAAARGLGAIQWEKLPEEKRRANQTRTIQTLLTVLEDVEWVVRYAAVVGLQGLAIAVIQAGLTELTEPIVSGLQGRIQEDDTLAVQARAQWALTQVQSFSPSLSPSNS, from the coding sequence ATGTCAGATTCTAACAGGCTACTTCAAGAGAGGCTCCGGGCAGTAGAGGCCGCTGATTCTGCACAAGGATTGCTCGACTCAGTAGAGGCCTTAGCTGAACTATCCGATGAGGGGGCGGTCGATACGCTCATTCAAGTGTTGGGATACAACAATCCGGGGGCGGCAGTAGCAGCGGTCGATGGTTTGATCAAGATTGGTACGCCTGCAGCCTCAGCTTTGTTGACTCAAATTGATGGTTACAATTACGGTGCTCGCGCCTGGGCCTTAAGAGTATTAGCAGGGATTGGCGATCCGCGAGGACTTGACTTGATCTTAGAGACTGCGGTAGAAGACTTTTCGCTAAGCGTTAGGCGAGCCGCCGCTAGGGGGCTAGGTGCGATTCAGTGGGAAAAACTACCGGAAGAGAAAAGAAGAGCAAACCAGACTAGAACCATACAAACGCTGCTAACTGTGCTAGAAGATGTTGAATGGGTGGTTCGATACGCGGCTGTAGTGGGATTGCAAGGTTTGGCGATCGCAGTTATCCAAGCGGGTCTGACGGAGCTGACAGAGCCAATTGTATCTGGGTTACAAGGGCGTATTCAAGAAGACGATACCTTAGCTGTACAGGCCCGTGCTCAATGGGCACTTACACAAGTTCAGTCTTTTAGCCCATCGCTTAGCCCATCGAACAGTTAG
- a CDS encoding DUF2808 domain-containing protein codes for MSAQRSFKRSTARISTARLLSGLALSGVAIATTLSTLPIHPSLAQTNPGITLWGGVDSEYRLPYTLRNNRPRSTRAQYYLRVPGTRIDSAVSKLSITYPEAFTDRNGSFNTDEIRVRRGRGSGDREIPIDEVVWIPEASRLEIFLTEDIPADTSFVIDARVRNPDRFGMHRFNLQAESRGDVLPRYLGTWELLVAEDRGRR; via the coding sequence ATGTCTGCTCAGCGCTCTTTCAAACGTTCTACAGCTCGAATTTCTACAGCTCGGTTGCTATCGGGACTAGCGCTATCTGGCGTAGCGATCGCAACAACGCTATCCACCTTGCCTATTCATCCTAGCCTCGCCCAGACTAACCCAGGCATTACGCTATGGGGCGGTGTCGATTCAGAATATCGCCTACCCTACACCCTGCGAAATAATAGACCTCGTAGTACCAGAGCGCAATATTACCTGCGAGTGCCTGGCACCCGGATTGATAGCGCCGTTTCGAAACTCAGCATTACCTACCCCGAAGCCTTTACCGATCGAAATGGTTCGTTTAATACGGATGAGATTCGAGTTCGTCGAGGGAGAGGATCGGGCGATCGCGAAATTCCTATCGATGAAGTCGTTTGGATTCCTGAGGCTAGCCGTTTGGAAATTTTCTTGACTGAAGATATTCCTGCTGATACTAGCTTTGTCATTGATGCTAGAGTCCGTAATCCTGACCGCTTCGGCATGCACAGATTTAACCTACAGGCCGAATCTCGTGGTGACGTCCTGCCCCGCTATCTAGGGACTTGGGAACTCCTGGTTGCAGAAGATAGAGGCAGACGGTAA
- the pntB gene encoding Re/Si-specific NAD(P)(+) transhydrogenase subunit beta: MTNNLVTLAYITAIVLFILSLGGLSNQESAKRGNLYGIIGMVLAIGATAFGAGLTNYVALVSVLIPGVAIGALMASRVEMTAMPELVAMLHSFVGLAAVLVGIGNYLQPDAALVGAEETIHLVEIYVGVFIGAVTFTGSVVAFGKLKAIISSKPLTLPGRHLLNIGLLVGTVALGVVFMNAASSTGSTSLFALLGMCGLAGLLGIHLVAAIGGADMPVVISMLNSYSGWAAAAAGFMLSNDLLIVTGALVGSSGAILSIIMCRAMNRSFLSVILGGFGNAPVAKGSSSAPGGEATSTTAAQTVELLTQADSVIITPGYGMAVAQAQHAVADITKILRNRGTKVRFGIHPVAGRLPGHMNVLLAEANVPYDIVLEMDEINEDFSRTDVVLVIGANDTVNPSALDDPTSPIAGMPVLEVWQAQTVVVMKRSLSVGYAGVDNPLFYKENTQMLFGDAKANVSAILAEMQKSKVPAMASA; this comes from the coding sequence ATGACGAATAATTTAGTGACGCTAGCCTACATTACGGCTATCGTACTGTTCATTTTGAGCTTGGGAGGTCTTTCCAATCAGGAGAGTGCAAAGCGCGGTAATCTGTACGGCATTATTGGCATGGTGCTTGCAATCGGCGCGACTGCCTTTGGCGCAGGGCTAACGAACTATGTGGCCTTAGTCAGCGTATTGATTCCCGGTGTGGCTATCGGCGCGCTGATGGCCTCTCGCGTGGAGATGACGGCGATGCCCGAGCTAGTTGCCATGCTACACAGCTTCGTCGGCCTAGCGGCGGTGCTAGTCGGCATCGGCAACTACTTACAGCCTGATGCCGCTCTAGTCGGCGCAGAAGAAACCATTCACCTAGTGGAAATCTATGTAGGTGTGTTTATTGGCGCAGTGACCTTTACTGGCTCTGTTGTTGCCTTTGGAAAGCTAAAGGCAATCATCAGCAGTAAGCCGCTGACTTTGCCCGGTCGGCATCTTCTAAATATTGGTTTGTTAGTCGGCACAGTCGCGCTTGGTGTAGTTTTTATGAACGCAGCAAGTTCTACTGGGAGTACTAGCCTGTTTGCTCTATTAGGCATGTGTGGTCTAGCCGGGTTGCTAGGAATTCATCTAGTCGCGGCAATCGGTGGTGCGGATATGCCGGTAGTGATCTCAATGCTAAACAGCTATTCTGGCTGGGCAGCAGCGGCAGCGGGCTTCATGCTCTCGAACGATCTGCTGATCGTTACCGGTGCCTTGGTAGGTAGTAGCGGCGCAATTCTTAGCATTATTATGTGCCGAGCAATGAATCGTTCTTTCCTAAGTGTGATCTTAGGTGGCTTTGGTAATGCGCCGGTAGCCAAGGGCAGCAGCAGTGCACCGGGCGGTGAAGCAACTTCGACAACAGCAGCCCAGACCGTTGAGCTGCTAACACAAGCAGACAGTGTGATTATTACACCGGGATATGGCATGGCAGTAGCCCAAGCGCAGCACGCAGTAGCGGACATCACAAAGATTCTGCGCAATCGCGGCACCAAGGTTCGATTCGGCATTCACCCAGTCGCGGGTCGCTTGCCAGGGCACATGAACGTGCTGTTGGCTGAAGCCAATGTGCCTTATGACATTGTGTTAGAAATGGACGAAATCAACGAAGATTTTTCTAGGACGGATGTGGTTCTAGTCATTGGCGCTAACGACACGGTGAATCCAAGCGCGCTAGATGATCCAACTAGTCCAATTGCAGGCATGCCTGTGCTAGAAGTCTGGCAAGCGCAGACTGTAGTAGTGATGAAGCGCAGTTTGTCAGTTGGCTATGCAGGCGTAGACAATCCCTTGTTCTACAAAGAAAATACGCAGATGTTGTTTGGTGATGCCAAAGCGAATGTCTCTGCGATTCTAGCGGAGATGCAAAAGTCGAAAGTCCCAGCGATGGCTTCTGCCTGA
- a CDS encoding glycosyltransferase family 39 protein has translation MISALILSVIFRLGNLATKPYWEDEVYTSVRVSGYRLGTIQGQLDRRVVSIESLSQYQDVAKSGRSWSDSFNALLNRPEHAPLYFVLARAWAQVFGSSVGAMRALPAVIGLVTLPLFYWFSRLLFNSSITANITLCLACVSPILIRQAQEARPYSLWMAGILASSAMLLSALRSNKRSAWILYSLTVALVFWTHLLSGLVFVIHSLYVLFLRRSAATGFETADIRHPNVEKITTSPLERLAFQRPLVDRSRFIHFRKFLLVGMATILPWLYRMFYRFDSVQVATEWQNTSLPLGALMSGWTNNISHLAFFWMPRDRWLIFASFWVLVFAWCVSLLLSKTQLRQWLLPILLCVVPSILLIGLDLLFGGIRSLTPRYFIPAYLGAIFILGFGLSSNLSQLQNSPTAKRYCYFQWGLFHIILIMMISASWNNLHSPVWWKDSHLRSVKVAQTVTQSESPATIVSDYRLGNFMSVGLQLRPTDRFLWFRKAGITDEEVDIDKIVGSSDNVFLFLPSKSLLNQIEDGLVERHLAIEQTEIKDLYALSKPVSP, from the coding sequence GTGATTAGCGCTTTAATCCTTTCTGTCATTTTTCGATTGGGAAATCTAGCGACAAAGCCATACTGGGAAGACGAAGTCTATACTTCGGTACGAGTTTCCGGCTACCGGCTAGGAACTATTCAAGGCCAGCTCGATCGCAGAGTTGTTTCGATCGAATCGCTCTCCCAATATCAAGATGTTGCCAAATCAGGTCGTTCTTGGAGCGATAGCTTCAATGCTTTGTTGAACAGACCAGAGCACGCACCGCTTTACTTTGTGCTAGCTAGAGCGTGGGCACAGGTTTTTGGTAGTTCGGTAGGAGCTATGCGGGCACTTCCAGCAGTGATTGGGCTGGTTACCCTGCCGCTCTTTTATTGGTTTTCTCGGCTATTGTTCAATTCTTCCATCACGGCTAATATCACGCTTTGTTTAGCATGCGTTTCTCCAATACTGATCCGTCAGGCCCAAGAAGCACGCCCCTACAGTCTCTGGATGGCCGGCATTTTAGCTTCTAGTGCTATGCTGCTTAGCGCCCTACGCAGCAACAAACGTAGCGCTTGGATACTCTATAGTTTGACAGTTGCTTTGGTGTTTTGGACTCATCTACTCTCAGGTTTGGTGTTTGTCATACATAGTCTCTACGTTCTATTTTTGCGTAGGTCTGCGGCAACAGGCTTCGAAACAGCAGATATTCGTCATCCGAATGTAGAAAAGATCACCACGTCCCCTTTAGAGAGGCTAGCCTTCCAAAGGCCTCTAGTAGATCGCTCGCGGTTCATACATTTTCGCAAGTTTCTATTAGTTGGAATGGCGACAATTTTGCCATGGCTATACCGAATGTTCTACCGGTTTGACTCGGTTCAGGTGGCTACCGAGTGGCAAAACACAAGCTTGCCTTTAGGTGCTTTGATGAGCGGATGGACAAACAACATTAGCCATCTTGCTTTTTTCTGGATGCCACGCGATCGCTGGCTGATATTCGCTTCTTTCTGGGTACTTGTGTTCGCCTGGTGTGTGTCTCTTCTGCTATCAAAAACTCAGCTAAGACAGTGGCTGCTACCCATTTTGCTCTGCGTCGTCCCTAGTATTCTATTGATAGGTCTCGATCTGCTGTTTGGGGGAATTAGATCCCTGACTCCCCGCTACTTCATCCCAGCCTATTTAGGTGCAATTTTTATATTAGGCTTTGGGCTTAGCTCTAATCTTTCTCAATTACAAAACTCGCCGACCGCAAAGAGATATTGTTATTTTCAATGGGGTCTATTTCATATCATTTTGATTATGATGATATCCGCCTCGTGGAACAACCTACACTCCCCTGTCTGGTGGAAGGACAGCCATCTACGTTCTGTGAAAGTCGCTCAAACCGTAACCCAGTCTGAATCACCTGCCACCATTGTTTCAGATTATCGCCTTGGCAATTTCATGTCAGTTGGGCTACAGCTAAGACCAACCGATCGTTTTTTGTGGTTTCGTAAAGCAGGGATTACAGATGAGGAAGTTGACATAGATAAAATTGTTGGTAGTTCTGACAACGTTTTTCTATTTTTACCTTCAAAGAGTTTACTCAACCAAATCGAAGATGGTTTGGTAGAACGACACCTAGCTATTGAACAAACAGAGATAAAAGATCTTTACGCCTTAAGTAAGCCGGTATCGCCATAA